The DNA sequence TTTTTATTCTCCTTCCTGCGCGAACATCTTTTCAAAGTCCTCAATGTTCGGCTCTATAAGATAAGGGGTTGAAACACTGTTTTCAATTGCGTCCTGAGTTTTGAGGCCATTTCCGGTTATGCACAGAACCGCCGACTCACCGGGCGGTATGCGCCCCTGCTCAATCAGCTTCTTTGCGCACGCCACCGTAACCCCCCCGGCCGTCTCGGTGTATATGCCCTCAGTTTCGGCAAGCAACGCAATGCCCTGTTTAATCTCCTCATCGGACGCATCCTCGCTCCATCCGCCGCTCTCCCCGATGACCTTTATGGCATAGTAGCCGTCCGCGGGATTTCCTATGGAGAGCGATTTTGCCACCGTGTCCGGAATGACGGGCTTGAAGAAATCCCTGCCGCCTTTAACCGCCGCCGAGATGGGCGAGCAGCCGGTCGCTTGCGCGCCGTGCATCACGGGGCGCTCATCATCAACAAACCCAAGCGCGGCCAATTCGCCAAACGCCTTCCATATCTTTGTCAGCAACGAACCGCTCGCCATTGGGACAACTATGTGGCGAGGGACCTTCCAGCCCGACTGCTCGGCGATTTCAAAGCCGAGGCTCTTTGAACCCTCGGAATAGTAGGGCCTCATGTTGACATTCACAAACGCCCACTCCCTGCGGCCCGCTATCTCGCTACAAAGGCGGTTAACATCATCATAAGTGCCCTTTATTCCGACAAGTTTCGCGCCGTAAACCACCGTGTTGATCACCTTTGATTTCTCAAGGTCATGGGGGATGAATATGATGGCTTCAAGCCCTCTCTCCGCCGCTATGGAGGCAACCGCGTTTGCAAGATTTCCCGTTGACGCGCACGAAACCGTTTTGAAACCGAACTCAAGCGCCTTTGAAAGGGCGACCGATACCACGCGGTCTTTGAACGACAGAGTGGGGAACGACACCGCGTCATTCTTCACATAAAGATTGTCATGCCCCAGCGCGCGCCCCAGTCTTTCCGCTTTCAGAAGCGGGGTGAAGCCCACATCAATTCCGGCCTGCGGCTCGCCGTCAACAGGCAGAAGTTCCCTGTATCTCCAGATACTCGGCGGGCGCGCGGAGATTTTCTCACGCGACAGCGTACGCTTTATGGAATCGTAGTCGTAGGAAACCTCAAGCGGCCCGAAACAGTCCTCACACACATGCAGAGCCTCCTTCGGATAAGCCCGCCCGCATTCCTTGCAGGAAAGTTGTTTAACAAAAGACATATATCAAAACCCGTCCCAATACGGAGCATTAACTATTCCAGCGTCATCCCCCGTTGTCAAAGAAAGCGGCGCGGGTTTTTGATTGAGTTTCGGCATAGTGTAGATTTTACCCTTCTGTCATGGAACTTTTTGAATTTGACAATAGGCAGTTCCGCATAGCGCGGTTTGCAGTCGCAGGGAGCGACTCAAACTACAGTTACGCCGTAACATGCGAACAAACGGGGCGGGGCGTCATCATAGACCCGCTTTCCCCCGATGACATCATTGAATATATGAATCATCGCAATATAGAGGTCAAGTTCATAATCAACACGCACTCCCACCCCGACCATATAAGCGGAAACGGCGAGTCCGTCCGGGCAACCGGCGCGAGGGTCGTCTCCCACCCCCTCTGCGCGGAAAAGACCGGCGCGGACGAAACGGCGGACGAGGGAAGCGTCATCTCTTTCGGCAACTGCAAAATGGAGGTGATGCACACACCCGGGCACTGCGCCGACCACATAACGCTTGTTCTCGGCGGCAACGCATTTGTGGGAGACACTCTCTTCCTGTCGGGCTGCGGCAACACGCGCTTCGGGGGAAACACCGGAGACCTTTTTGAGTCCGTCCGCCGTCTCGGCGCGCTTGACGGTGGCACGCGCATTTTCTGCGGGCATAACTATGCGGAAACAAACCTGAAGTTTTCCCTCAGTATTGAGCCGGAAAATCCTGACACAAAAGAAAAGTTACGGGCAATATCTGCGGGAAACCCCGTTTCCACGATTGCGGAGGAAAAACTTTACAACCCGTTTCTCCGGTGCGCCGTGCCGGAGGTTGCCGCCCGCGCGCGCGAGGCGTTTGGACCCGCGCGGAATGAAGCGGAGATTTTTGCCGCGCTGAGGGAGCTCAGAAACAACTGGTAATGGACAAGAAACCATCCGGACGCTCCGCCGGCGGCGTCCTCGCGCAACTCCTGAAAAAAAGAATCGTTTTCCTTGACGGTGCGATGGGGACTATGATCCAGCGCCTCGGCCTTGAAGAGGACGATTTCAGGGGAACTCTGTTCAAAAAATCCCGCATCCCGCTCAAGGGCAACAATGACATCCTTGTCCTTACAAAACCCGAAGCCATACTCGGCATACACAAGGAATACCTGAACGCCGGTTGCGACATCATTGAAACCAACACCTTCAATGCCAACTCCATATCTCAGGCGGATTACGGGCTTGAAAAGCATGTGAGGGAAATCAACCGGCGGGCGGCGGAGATTGCCGTCCGCGCGGTCAGGGAGACCGGCGGGGAGGGGAAAAAATTCGTGGCGGGCGCGCTCGGCCCCACAAACAAGACCGCCTCCATGTCTCCCAATGTTGAAGACCCTTCATACAGGGCGGTGTCTTTTGACGAACTGGCCGCCGCCTACCTTGAGCAGGCCGAAGGGCTTGCCGAGGGCGGGGCGGACATTCTCATCGCGGAAACCAGTTTTGACACCCTTAACATGAAAGCCGCAATATGGGCGATGGAACAACTGTTTGAAAAAACGGGGCGGAGAATGCCCGTGATGCTCTCAATGACGGTTACCGACCTGTCCGGCAGAACGCTTTCCGGGCAGACGGTTGAGGCGTTCTGGAACTCCGTCAGGCACGCAAAACCCCTGAGCGTCGGGATAAACTGCGCGCTCGGCGCAAGCGAGATGAGGCCGCACATTGAGGAACTGTCGCGCCGGGCGGAATGCTTTGTAAGCTGCTACCCGAACGCCGGACTTCCGAACCCGATGAGCGAGACCGGCTACGATGAAGAACCGCGCGACACCGCCTCCCTGCTGCGCGGCTTTGCCGAGTCATCCCTTGTCAACATAGTGGGCGGATGCTGCGGAACCACTCCGGAGCACATAGCGGAGATCGTCCGGCAACTCGGAAAACTCCCGCCCCGGAAACTACCGAAAATCCCCCCGGCGACGCGCCTGAGCGGGCTTGAGCCGCTGACAGTAAGCGCGGACAAGGGAAAAGGGCGCAAAGATGCGGGCGGCTTTGTAATAGTGGGGGAGAGAACAAACGTAACCGGCTCTCCGGCTTTTGCCCGTCTGATAAAAGAAGACAAATTTGAAGAGGCGCTTGCGGTCGCGCGCCAGCAGGTTGAAAACGGCGCAAACATCATAGACGTAAATTTTGACGAGGCGCTTCTGGACGGCGAAAAATGCATGACGCGCTTTCTCAACCTTATCTCGTCCGAGCCCGCCGTCTCGCGCGTGCCGGTAATGATAGACAGTTCCCGGTGGGAGGTGATTGAGGCGGGGCTCAAATGCGTTCAGGGCAAATGCGTGGTGAACTCCATAAGTCTGAAGGAGGGCGAAAAAGTTTTCCTTGAACAGGCGAAACAAATCATGCGCCACGGCGCGGCGGTCGTGGTAATGGCGTTTGATGAAAAAGGTCAGGCGGCGAACAGAAAAGACAAGGCGCGGATTTGCCGGAGGTCATACAAACTGCTCACCGAAAAAGCCGGGATGGACCCGTGCGACATAATTTTTGACCCGAACATACTTTCCATAGCCACCGGCATTGAAGAGCACAACGGATACGCCCTTGAGTTCATAGAGGCGGTGAAGGAAATCAAAAAACAGTGCCCCGGCGCCCTCGTGAGCGGCGGCGTCAGCAACCTGTCATTTTCATTCAGGGGAAACAACACGGTGCGCGAGGCGATGCACAGCGTATTCCTGCGCCATGCGGTCAAGAGCGGGATGGACATGGCGATAGTGAACGCCGGAATGCTTGCGGTTTACGAAGACATTGACAAAATCCTTCTCGGCAGGGTTGAAAACGCCGTTCTGAACAAGGGCGCGGATGCGGCGGAGGAACTGCTTGAGGCCGCGCAACAGTTTCAGGGCGCGGGAAAATCCGGCGGCGCAAAAGACGACCTGTCGTGGAGAAAGAAAAGCGTGGAGGAGCGCATAAGGCACTCGCTTGTCCACGGCATTGCAGACTTTGCCGAAGAAGACACCGCCGAAGCGCTCAAAAAATACAAGAAGCCGCTCAAGGTCATAGAGGGCCCCCTTATGGGCGGCATGAAGGTTGTGGGCGACCTGTTCGGAGAGGGCAAAATGTTTCTGCCGCAGGTGGTAAAAAGCGCGCGCGTGATGAAAAAAGCGGTCTCGTTCCTTACGCCGATGATGGAAAAAGAAAAGCAAAAGAAAGGGCGCTCATCGGGAAAAACATTTGTCATCGCCACGGTCAAGGGCGATGTTCATGACATAGGGAAAAACATTGTCTCGGTGGTGCTGTCGTGCAACAACTACGAGGTGATAGACCTCGGCGTGATGGTTCCGTGCGAGAAGATCATCAGCGCGGCGAAAAAGGAAAACGCCGATGTTATCGGCATGAGCGGGCTCATCACCCCGTCTCTTGACGAGATGATTTACAACGTGTCGGAGATGGAGAGGCAGAACCTGGGCATCCCCGTTCTTATCGGCGGGGCGACCACAAGCAAAACCCACACCGCCGTCAAGGTGGCTCCCGCATACGGCGGAATAGTGGAGCACGTCAAAGACGCCTCGCTTGTGGTGGGAGTCTGCAACGACATACTGAGCCCCGAAAAGAGCGCGAAGCACGCAAAAAATCTTGAAGAGGAGCAGGAAAAACAGAGGGAGCGCCATCTGCTCGGCTCAGGGCGGCTTGAATATGTGACGATTGAGGAGGCGAGGGAAAAGAGGTTTCGCCCCAAAGGCGGCGCGGTGACCGTTCCTTCCCAAGCGGGCGTCATTCCTTTCGGGGAAATAGACACCGCTGAAATCGCGGAATTCATAGACTGGTCGCCGTTTTTCTGGACATGGGAGATGAAGGGCTCTTTTCCCGGAATTCTGAAACACCCGGAAAAGGGCGCGCAGGCGACCGAACTTTACAGGGACGCGCAAAATGTTCTTGGTGAAATTATAAAACAGCGCGCTTTCAACCCGTCCGCCGTAATAGGGTTCTGGCCCGCCGCCGCGGACGGGGACGATGTGAAAATATATTCCGCAAAAACCGGCGGCGGGCGCGCCATTGCCACCGCGCATTTCCTGCGCCAGCAGACCAAAGGACGGGCGGGCAGGGAAGAGGTTTACTATTGCAACTCCGATTTTGTCGCCCCTACGTCCCCGCGAGGGAAAGACCACATCGGGGCGTTTGTGGTAACCGCCGGAACGGAGTCCGACCGGTATGCGGAAACCTTCAAAAAGGCGGGGGATGACTACACTTCAATCATGGTCAAGGCGCTGGCAGACAGAATAGCCGAGGCGCTGGCGGAGATGATGCATAAAAAAGCCCGCGAGATATGGGGTTACGGGAAGGATGAGAAACTTTCCGCAAATGATTTAATCAAGGAAAAATACCGGGGCATACGCCCCGCGCCGGGTTATCCGTCATGCCCCGACCACACGGGCAAGTTGACAATATGGAAAATTCTTGATGCGGAAAAACACACGGGCGTCCGGCTGACTGAGACCCTTGCGATGACCCCCGCAAGTTCGGTGTCGGGATTTTACTTCTCCCATCCGGAGGCGAAATACTTCAATGTCGGCGGGATACGCGAAGACCAACTCAAAGACTATGCGCGCAGAAAGAGGGTATCATTGGAGGAGGCGCGCAAGTGGCTCGCGCCAAATCTGGCTTAAAATTTTAAGGAGGCAAAAATGGCGGAAGATTTTGACAGTTTTTTCAAAGAGGGCAACCGGCTCGCAAGCGCGGGGGACTGGGACGGGGCGATAGAAAACTACACAAGGGCGGCGGACATCAACCCGTCCGGCGCGGACGCGCAATACAACCTCGGCGTTGCGCTCTCAATGAAGGGCAGGTTGCGGGACGCCATAGAGCGATACACCAGAGCCGCCGAAGCAAAGGCGGACTATGCGCAAGCGCTTTACAACCGGGGCTCGCTGCTTGTGGACATCGGCGACCACACACCGGCGATAGACGACTTCAACAGGGTCATTGAACTTATGCCGGATTTTGCCGGGGCTTATGTGAGCAGGGGAACGGCTTACGGGCGGCTTGGAAAATACAGGGACGCCATAGCCGATTATGACAGAGCGATTGAGATGGAGCCGGACAACAGCGAGGCGTTCTACAACCGCGCCACCACCTACCACAATCTGCTTCGGGATTACAAAAGCGCGTTGAAAGACTATGACAGGGCGATTGAAATCAATCCCCGTGATTTTGAGAGTCTTTACAGCCGGGGGCATGTTTACGACAGCATGGGCAACAACACAAAGGCGGCTGAGGATTTCGGCGGGGCGTTTGAAATTAATCCTGAATTTACCAAGGCGCTTTTTGCCCGCGCGACGGAGTTTCAGAAACTCGGCCGGTTTGCGGAGGCAAAGGCGGATTTTGAGGCGGTCATAAAAAAAGACCCTGACTCCGAACTGGCAAAAACCGCGAAACAGGTCTTAAAGGCGAATGAGGATAAGATGGGGTAGTAGGGGGGTAGGTAATTAGTTACAGTTTTCCGCCGGGGCGTGGGATTGGTTTACCATTGGTATCAAAGCAGTCTTTGGCGGTGCCGCGAAACTTCTTTATAAGGAGCCGCTTCATCTTCGGGTCATCTTGGAACACAGTCATCCAGACGGAAAAATGACCACCGGCAAGTGCTATACAAGCAGCAGATTCACGCAACTCGTCCGCAGAGGCTGATTGTTTTGATTGATCAACTTTATCTATCGTTCTCTTGTTTTCTTCTGCCACACGCCAATATTGTTGGCGGAGTTCCCAGCGATTGTCAGCAACAGTGGGTTTATTACTCCCCGGACTCCTATCCAGTCCCACCAGTTTCACTAAGGACGCAATGGCTCCCTTCTCCTTTGTTGAAAGGTGAGGATCTACTTGGACCATACCTTGTTTGTATAACAACCCTCTGAAAGTGTTATCAGTGTGTGGGAAAGCAACTTGTGCCAAATTAACAGGCTTATTGGATTTTATCCCGTTACAATTCTTGCAGGCAAGAAGAAAGTTTGTCCATTCAAGTTTCAAGTTAGGATTTGATGACTTTGGCTGAATATGCTCCACCTCCGGTGCATTGTCCAGATTTTTTTCACAATAGTTGCAGTAGCGACCCAACCTTTGAACCAAATCATTCGCCGCATCTCTGTAATCGGTATAAGACCTTGGCGCAGGACCTTTCTCTACTGGACGCATGGTCTTTATTTATCTATTCCGGAGGCCAGCCTGTT is a window from the Candidatus Dadabacteria bacterium genome containing:
- the thrC gene encoding threonine synthase; amino-acid sequence: MSFVKQLSCKECGRAYPKEALHVCEDCFGPLEVSYDYDSIKRTLSREKISARPPSIWRYRELLPVDGEPQAGIDVGFTPLLKAERLGRALGHDNLYVKNDAVSFPTLSFKDRVVSVALSKALEFGFKTVSCASTGNLANAVASIAAERGLEAIIFIPHDLEKSKVINTVVYGAKLVGIKGTYDDVNRLCSEIAGRREWAFVNVNMRPYYSEGSKSLGFEIAEQSGWKVPRHIVVPMASGSLLTKIWKAFGELAALGFVDDERPVMHGAQATGCSPISAAVKGGRDFFKPVIPDTVAKSLSIGNPADGYYAIKVIGESGGWSEDASDEEIKQGIALLAETEGIYTETAGGVTVACAKKLIEQGRIPPGESAVLCITGNGLKTQDAIENSVSTPYLIEPNIEDFEKMFAQEGE
- a CDS encoding hydroxyacylglutathione hydrolase: MELFEFDNRQFRIARFAVAGSDSNYSYAVTCEQTGRGVIIDPLSPDDIIEYMNHRNIEVKFIINTHSHPDHISGNGESVRATGARVVSHPLCAEKTGADETADEGSVISFGNCKMEVMHTPGHCADHITLVLGGNAFVGDTLFLSGCGNTRFGGNTGDLFESVRRLGALDGGTRIFCGHNYAETNLKFSLSIEPENPDTKEKLRAISAGNPVSTIAEEKLYNPFLRCAVPEVAARAREAFGPARNEAEIFAALRELRNNW
- the metH gene encoding methionine synthase; the encoded protein is MDKKPSGRSAGGVLAQLLKKRIVFLDGAMGTMIQRLGLEEDDFRGTLFKKSRIPLKGNNDILVLTKPEAILGIHKEYLNAGCDIIETNTFNANSISQADYGLEKHVREINRRAAEIAVRAVRETGGEGKKFVAGALGPTNKTASMSPNVEDPSYRAVSFDELAAAYLEQAEGLAEGGADILIAETSFDTLNMKAAIWAMEQLFEKTGRRMPVMLSMTVTDLSGRTLSGQTVEAFWNSVRHAKPLSVGINCALGASEMRPHIEELSRRAECFVSCYPNAGLPNPMSETGYDEEPRDTASLLRGFAESSLVNIVGGCCGTTPEHIAEIVRQLGKLPPRKLPKIPPATRLSGLEPLTVSADKGKGRKDAGGFVIVGERTNVTGSPAFARLIKEDKFEEALAVARQQVENGANIIDVNFDEALLDGEKCMTRFLNLISSEPAVSRVPVMIDSSRWEVIEAGLKCVQGKCVVNSISLKEGEKVFLEQAKQIMRHGAAVVVMAFDEKGQAANRKDKARICRRSYKLLTEKAGMDPCDIIFDPNILSIATGIEEHNGYALEFIEAVKEIKKQCPGALVSGGVSNLSFSFRGNNTVREAMHSVFLRHAVKSGMDMAIVNAGMLAVYEDIDKILLGRVENAVLNKGADAAEELLEAAQQFQGAGKSGGAKDDLSWRKKSVEERIRHSLVHGIADFAEEDTAEALKKYKKPLKVIEGPLMGGMKVVGDLFGEGKMFLPQVVKSARVMKKAVSFLTPMMEKEKQKKGRSSGKTFVIATVKGDVHDIGKNIVSVVLSCNNYEVIDLGVMVPCEKIISAAKKENADVIGMSGLITPSLDEMIYNVSEMERQNLGIPVLIGGATTSKTHTAVKVAPAYGGIVEHVKDASLVVGVCNDILSPEKSAKHAKNLEEEQEKQRERHLLGSGRLEYVTIEEAREKRFRPKGGAVTVPSQAGVIPFGEIDTAEIAEFIDWSPFFWTWEMKGSFPGILKHPEKGAQATELYRDAQNVLGEIIKQRAFNPSAVIGFWPAAADGDDVKIYSAKTGGGRAIATAHFLRQQTKGRAGREEVYYCNSDFVAPTSPRGKDHIGAFVVTAGTESDRYAETFKKAGDDYTSIMVKALADRIAEALAEMMHKKAREIWGYGKDEKLSANDLIKEKYRGIRPAPGYPSCPDHTGKLTIWKILDAEKHTGVRLTETLAMTPASSVSGFYFSHPEAKYFNVGGIREDQLKDYARRKRVSLEEARKWLAPNLA
- a CDS encoding tetratricopeptide repeat protein is translated as MAEDFDSFFKEGNRLASAGDWDGAIENYTRAADINPSGADAQYNLGVALSMKGRLRDAIERYTRAAEAKADYAQALYNRGSLLVDIGDHTPAIDDFNRVIELMPDFAGAYVSRGTAYGRLGKYRDAIADYDRAIEMEPDNSEAFYNRATTYHNLLRDYKSALKDYDRAIEINPRDFESLYSRGHVYDSMGNNTKAAEDFGGAFEINPEFTKALFARATEFQKLGRFAEAKADFEAVIKKDPDSELAKTAKQVLKANEDKMG
- a CDS encoding HNH endonuclease, coding for MRPVEKGPAPRSYTDYRDAANDLVQRLGRYCNYCEKNLDNAPEVEHIQPKSSNPNLKLEWTNFLLACKNCNGIKSNKPVNLAQVAFPHTDNTFRGLLYKQGMVQVDPHLSTKEKGAIASLVKLVGLDRSPGSNKPTVADNRWELRQQYWRVAEENKRTIDKVDQSKQSASADELRESAACIALAGGHFSVWMTVFQDDPKMKRLLIKKFRGTAKDCFDTNGKPIPRPGGKL